One Gadus chalcogrammus isolate NIFS_2021 chromosome 22, NIFS_Gcha_1.0, whole genome shotgun sequence genomic window carries:
- the c1galt1a gene encoding glycoprotein-N-acetylgalactosamine 3-beta-galactosyltransferase 1 isoform X1 — protein sequence MRNYKSPLSFIIGVCIGFHFFHNNVYQLIRSPSSNPRFDWRAYKPVVQVNHTGGQQKAPDPAQPRILCWIMTGPKYLEGRTRHVRDTWARHCDTALFMSSEETDFPTVGLNVSEGRDQLYWKTIRAFQYVHRHHLDSADWFLKADDDTFVVVENLRRLLSRQDTEQPLYLGRRFHPFVKQGYMSGGAGYVLSREALRRYVAAFQSGLCTHNSDIEDMALGMCMEKVQVRPVDTRDRLGRHTFHHMTPEVLVPRVGRFKSRPWYLLYEHYRVVEGPGCCSDFAVTFHYVDSVHMHTLQYLTYHLRAYGYKHRYQPDPPEDGAGAPGQSSGGHPPHHRNTT from the exons ATGAGGAACTACAAAtctcccttgtcatttatcatCGGTGTATGCATTGGATTCCACTTCTTTCATAATAATGTGTACCAGCTGATAAGATCGCCCTCTTCCAACCCACGCTTCGACTGGCGAGCATACAAACCTGTTGTGCAGGTTAATCACACAG GCGGGCAGCAGAAGGCCCCGGACCCTGCCCAGCCCCGGATCCTCTGCTGGATCATGACGGGGCCCAAGTACCTGGAGGGACGCACCCGCCACGTGCGCGACACCTGGGCCAGGCACTGCGACACGGCGCTGTTCATGAGCTCCGAGGAGACGGACTTCCCCACGGTGGGCCTTAATGTCAGCGAGGGCCGGGACCAGCTCTACTGGAAGACCATCAGAGCCTTCCAGTACGTCCACCGGCACCACCTGGACAGCGCCGACTGGTTCCTCAAGGCCGACGACGACACCTTCGTGGTGGTGGAGAACCTGCGGCGCCTGCTGTCCCGGCAGGACACGGAGCAGCCGCTGTACCTCGGCCGCCGCTTCCACCCCTTCGTGAAGCAGGGCTACATGAGCGGCGGCGCGGGCTACGTGCTGAGCCGCGAGGCGCTGCGGCGCTACGTGGCGGCCTTCCAGAGCGGCCTGTGCACGCACAACAGTGACATCGAGGACATGGCCCTGGGCATGTGCATGGAGAAGGTCCAGGTGCGACCGGTGGACACCAGGGACAGACTCGGGAGGCACACCTTTCATCACATGACCCCTGAGGTGCTGGTGCCCCGGGTGGGACGCTTTAAGTCCAGGCCCTGGTATCTCCTCTATGAGCACTACAGGGTGGTAGAG GGCCCGGGTTGCTGCTCAGATTTCGCGGTCACATTTCACTACGTGGATAGtgttcacatgcacacgctgCAGTATTTAACCTACCACCTCCGGGCCTACGGCTACAAGCACCGGTACCAGCCGGACCCACCGGAGGACGGGGCCGGGGCCCCTGGGCAGAGCAGCGGGggccatccaccccaccacagGAACACCACCTGA
- the c1galt1a gene encoding glycoprotein-N-acetylgalactosamine 3-beta-galactosyltransferase 1 isoform X2 has translation MTGPKYLEGRTRHVRDTWARHCDTALFMSSEETDFPTVGLNVSEGRDQLYWKTIRAFQYVHRHHLDSADWFLKADDDTFVVVENLRRLLSRQDTEQPLYLGRRFHPFVKQGYMSGGAGYVLSREALRRYVAAFQSGLCTHNSDIEDMALGMCMEKVQVRPVDTRDRLGRHTFHHMTPEVLVPRVGRFKSRPWYLLYEHYRVVEGPGCCSDFAVTFHYVDSVHMHTLQYLTYHLRAYGYKHRYQPDPPEDGAGAPGQSSGGHPPHHRNTT, from the exons ATGACGGGGCCCAAGTACCTGGAGGGACGCACCCGCCACGTGCGCGACACCTGGGCCAGGCACTGCGACACGGCGCTGTTCATGAGCTCCGAGGAGACGGACTTCCCCACGGTGGGCCTTAATGTCAGCGAGGGCCGGGACCAGCTCTACTGGAAGACCATCAGAGCCTTCCAGTACGTCCACCGGCACCACCTGGACAGCGCCGACTGGTTCCTCAAGGCCGACGACGACACCTTCGTGGTGGTGGAGAACCTGCGGCGCCTGCTGTCCCGGCAGGACACGGAGCAGCCGCTGTACCTCGGCCGCCGCTTCCACCCCTTCGTGAAGCAGGGCTACATGAGCGGCGGCGCGGGCTACGTGCTGAGCCGCGAGGCGCTGCGGCGCTACGTGGCGGCCTTCCAGAGCGGCCTGTGCACGCACAACAGTGACATCGAGGACATGGCCCTGGGCATGTGCATGGAGAAGGTCCAGGTGCGACCGGTGGACACCAGGGACAGACTCGGGAGGCACACCTTTCATCACATGACCCCTGAGGTGCTGGTGCCCCGGGTGGGACGCTTTAAGTCCAGGCCCTGGTATCTCCTCTATGAGCACTACAGGGTGGTAGAG GGCCCGGGTTGCTGCTCAGATTTCGCGGTCACATTTCACTACGTGGATAGtgttcacatgcacacgctgCAGTATTTAACCTACCACCTCCGGGCCTACGGCTACAAGCACCGGTACCAGCCGGACCCACCGGAGGACGGGGCCGGGGCCCCTGGGCAGAGCAGCGGGggccatccaccccaccacagGAACACCACCTGA